Genomic segment of Euzebya rosea:
GAGCGCCGAGAACTCCTCGATGCGGGCCTTGACGTCGTGACGCGTCACCCGTTCGCGAGCGGCGATGGAGTCGAGGTCGACGGTGTCCACCACGGCGTCGTAGGCCGCGATGGCGTCCTCGGGCACGTCCACGCCGAGGTCGCGCTGGGCGCGCAGGACGGCGAGCCACAGCTGTCGTTCGAGGACCACCTTGCCCTCGGGCGACCAGATGTCGGTCATCGCGGGGGAGGCGTAGCGGGCGGCCAGGACGTTGGGGACGGTGGAGGAGGTCACGGGGTGAGGATGGCACAGCCGCCGCCCGTCACGGACCGTCCGCCGGACCGATCCCGAAGATGACTCCGGTCACCCGGCGCAGCCCCAAGCTGCACTCCCTGTGTCGTTGGTTTTCGTCGTACAGTTGAGCCAGAGGTGGCCAGCCGTCCCCACGGCGCGGCCGCCTGACGCCCCCGGTCCCACCCCCCGGGGGCGTCACTCTTTCCCGACCCGGTCGACGCGTCAGGAGCCGCGGAGGACGTCCGCGGGGGAGGGTGTGTCGGAGGAGGGTGTGTGGGGGAAGGGGGGCTCGGGCGTGGTGGCGAGGGCGGCGTCGACGGCGCGGCGCCACCGGTCACGGCGTTCGGCGGGGGAGACCTCGGCGAGCGCGGCGCGGACCTCGGGGTCGCGGCGCAGCGCGGCGAGGGTGCGGGCGGCGTCGGCCCAGCGACCCCCCAGCGTCGCCTCGAGGTGCTGGCGCAACCGCTTGGTGAGGGCGGGCGCGCCGGTCGACACCGCGACCACCAGGTCCTCGTCCCGGATCACCGACGGCACGGCCACCGGGCCACGACCGTCGATGCGCAGGCACCAGGTCCCGGCGTGCTCGGCCTCGGCGTGGACGGCGTCGTCGACCTCGCGGACCCCCGTTGCGGCCACGACCAGCCAGGTGGGTGGGGTGGTGTGCAGGTCACCGGGTTGCCACTCGCGGGCGTGGTGGGTGGCGACGGCCGCCAGGTCCGGGTGACAGGTCGGGCTGATGACGTGCACCTCGGCCCCCGCCGCGGCCAGCGGGACGACCTTGGCGGCCGCGACCGGCCCACCACCGACGCAGGTGACCCGCCGACCGGCGAGGTCCAGCAGCAGCGGGGTGCGGCCGGCCACGGTCAGTCCGGCAGCCCGTCGAGGTGTCGCCGAACGGCTCCGTTGGCGAGGTCGTCGCTGACCAGCCGACGCTGCTCGTAGTAGGCCAAAATCTGCAGCTCGATCGACAGGTCGACCTTGCGGAGGCTGACCCCCTCGGGGACCTGGATGACCGCCGGCGCGAAGTTGAGGATGGAGGTGACGCCGGCCTCGACCAGCCGGTCGGCAACCTCCTGCGCCGCGTCGCCGGGAACCGCCAGGATGGCGATGGCGACGTCCTCCTCCTTGATGATCCGCTCGGCCTCGTCCTGGTGAAGCACCTCGACGCCCGCCACGGTCATGCCGACCTTCGCCGGGTCGGCGTCGAGGATCGCCGCGATGCGGAACCCGCGGTCGGCGAAGCCGCCGTAGTTGGCCAGCGCCTGCCCCAGGTTCCCGGCCCCGACCAGCACGGTCGACCAGTCCTGGGTCAACCCGAGCTCACGGCTGATCTGTGCGATCAGGTACTCCACGTCGTAGCCGACGCCCCGAGTGCCGTAGGACCCGAGGTAGGACAGGTCCTTGCGGATCTTGGCGGAGTTGACGCCTGCGGCCGCGGCGAGCTCGCCCGAGGACATGCTCTCGACCCCCGCTTCGGCCCGGTCGATCAGGGCGCGGAGGTACAGCGGGAGGCGCGCCACCGAGGCCTCGGGAATCTGCCGTTGACTCACATGGGTGACTGTATCGTCATCGCTCCGAGCCCCCGAATCGTGCGCCCGCCGGCCGCTCCCCGACAGGTCAGGCGCCGAGCGCTCCAGCGAGGACGGCCTCGTTCACCTGGTACTGGGCGACTTCCTCGCCGTCGACCTCCACGACCGGCACGCGGATCGTGTACTCGTCGGTGATGGTGGGGTCGGCGTCGATGTCGACCAGCTCGACGGTGTGCGGGGGCCCGGCCAGACGACCGACGATGGCGATCGCGTCCTCGCAGAGGTGGCAGCCCGAACGTGTGTAGACGCGGACGTGGCTCACGCGGTGGCCGTGGCGGGTTCGCTGGTCCGCGCGGGCGCCGACACGGTCCGGAAGCCCGTGTACATCAGCAGCACCCCGACGGCGGACAGCACCGGGAACAGGTAGTCCACCGACGAGCCGATCACGCTGGACCCGGCCGCGGCGACGGTCGTCCCGACCGCGATCAGCAGGAGCGCCCACTTCTTCATCTTCACGGCGCTGTACACCGAGCCGATGACCACGATCGCGAAGGTGTAGGTCATGGGGCGCAGCAACGCGTAGGCGGTCGTGCCGGCCAGGACCTCGCTGCCAGCCGGGATGCCGCCCGTCGCCGCCTCCAGCACCGCCGTGTCGTAGGTCGCCGTGATGGTGAACACGACGTTCCACAGGACCGCCAGGCCGGCGAGGGTCCACCAGATGACCGACCGCTTTCGGTCCAGCAGGTGCAGCTGGCCGATCGCCAGCAGCGGCACGTTGAGCAGGGCACCGGACAGCCAGTAGATGCCGAAGGTGGGCGCGGACCAGCCGGCGGTCAGGCCGATCAGCACGGCGACGTGACCGAGGCCGAACAGGAACAGCGAGAACGCCCATGCCAACGCGTGGGCACGGCGACGGTCCCACCACTGCCGGCCCAGCTGGCCTGCGAACGTCCACGCCACGGCGATGGCGATGAGGGGGAAGACGGGGTTCATGGCACTCGCGAGGGTACCCGGCGACCCCCCGTCGACGCGATCCCGGGTCGGCTACAGGTCGCGGAGCAGCCGACGGCGGATCTTGCCGGTCGGCAGGGTCGGCAGGTCGGCGACGAACTCGATCGTCTTCGGCTGCTTGAACCGGGCGACCCGCCGGGCGACGTGGCCCAGCAGCTCGTCGCCGGTGACCTCGGTGCCCTCGCGACGGACGACGAAGGCCTTGACGGCCTCACCCGTGTAGGGGTGGGGCACGCCGACGACGGCGGCCCGGTCCACGTCGGGGTGGGACGCGAGCGCTTGCTCGACCTCGACGGGGTAGACGTTGAAGCCGCTGACGATGATGACGTCCTTGGCCCGGTCGACGAGGTACAGCAGCCCGCCGTCGGTGTAGCCGATGTCCCCGGTGTGCAGCCAGCCGTCGGCGTCCAGCACCTGGGCGGTGGCCTCCGGCGCGTCCCAGTAGCCGCTGAACACGTTGTCCCCGCGCACCGCGATCAGCCCCGGGTCACCGGGTGCGGCCTCGTGGTCGTCGTCGAGGATCCGCACCTCGACGCCCTCCAGCGGACGGCCCACGCTGCCGGGGACCGCCTCGGGCAGTGCCGCAGAGGAGGCGACGACCGGGGACGCCTCGGCCAGCCCGTACCCCTCGCGGATGTCCAGCGACAGCTCCTCGGCGCACCTGGCCAGCACCTTCGGGTGCAGCGGTGCGGCACCGGACGTCGCCAGCCTGACCGAGGACAGGTCGACCTCGTCGGCCCCGGGGGTGTTCAGCCACGCGACGTACATGGGCGGTGCGCCCACGATGACGGTCACGCCGGTGCGGCTGACCAACGACAGCGCCGAGGACGGCTCGAAGCGCTCCACCAGCTCCAGCGTGGCGCCGGCCTGGACCGCCATCCCCATGGCCACGTTCAGGGCGTAGCTGTGGAACAGCGGCAACGCGGTGAACACCACGTCGTCGGCGGTCAGGCCCATGTTGCTCGCGGTCAGCTGGCGCTGGTTGGCCAGCAGCTGGCCGTGGGTCAGCATCGCCGCCTTCGGCGAGCCGGTCGTCCCGCTGGTGTAGGCCAGCAACGCAAGGTCGTCCGGGCCGACCTCGACCCCGCTGGGAGCGTCCTGGGCGTGGCCGGCGCGGGTCTGGCGCCACGACCGCATGCCGCTGTCGACGGGGACCGGTTGTGTGGAGTCGGCGACGAAGACGTGCTCGAGCTCCGGCAGGGTGCCGCGGAGCTCGGCGACGGTGTCGGTCCAGGCGCGGCCGACGACGAGCACGGCGGCCCGGCAGTCGCTCAGCTCGTGGGCGATCTCGGGTGCGGTCAGGCCGGTGTTGATGGGCACGACCGCTGCCCCCGCGCGCCACGCGCCGTAGCAGGTCACGACGAAGGACACGCGGTTGCCCAGCATCAGCGCCACACGGTCGCCACGCCCGACCCCGTTGGCCGCCAGCGCCGCGGCGGCCTGGTCGACCAGCGCGTCGAGCTCGCCGTAGGTCACCTCGTCCTCGCCGGAGCGCAGGGCCAGGTTGTCGCCGTGGCGGTCGGCGACGGCGCGCAGCCCGTCGTGGAGGGTGGGGGGAGTCGGTGTCGTGTGCTGCATGGTGCCTCGTGATCACGCGGAGAAGGAGATCGACGTCATCGAGCCTTCACCAACGGTCAACGTCTGCGTGACCTGACCGGGTCGGATCGTGCCACGACGCCGATATCCTTGCCGACGATGGCTTCCGCCTCGCCCACGTCCCGTCCCAGGATCCTTGCCGCCACGGGTCCGCTGTTCATGACGCCGCTCGACTACGTCATGGACGCCATCGCCGACGCCGGGTACGGGGCGGTCGAGGTGATGGTCGGACAGAACGCCGACACCCAGGACCCCGAACGCATCGTGGCGTGCGCCGAGCAGGCCGGCCTGTCGGTCCCGGCGATCCACGGCCCCTTCCTGCTGCTGCTGCGCAACGTGCTGGGCACCGCCTACGCCGGGAAGGCGGCGATGTCGATGGAGATCGCCGCCGCCGTCGGGGCCGAGGTCATGGTCGCCCACGCCCCGTTCCGCTGGGAGCGCCGGTCCCGCCGGTTCCTGGAGGAGGAGATCCTCCCGATGGAGGAGGCGTCGGGCGTGACCTTCGGCATGGAGAACCTGTTCCCGGTCGCCGGCCGGTCCTTCTCCAGCGTGATCACGACCGAGGACATGGACGCGTTCGACCACGTCGTGATGGACACCAGCCACTGTGCGGTCGCCGGCATCGACATCTTCGAGATGTGGCGGGCCCTCAGGCACAAGATCGTCCACCTGCACGTGGCCGACAACTTCGGCAACGGCAAGGACTCCCACGCCCCCATCGGCGCCGGCATCCTGCCCCTGGAGGCGTTCCTCGCCGAGGTCGGCGCGTCCGGCTGGAACGGCACGATCACCCTCGAGCTGGACTGCCGTTCCTACCTGGACACGCGGGACTCCCTCGTGCAGTTCCTGGCTCGTGAGCGCGTCAAGTGCGAGCAGGCGCTGGCCGGAGACCTCGTCGGCGCCGGCTGACCGGGGCCGCCCGACCCGCACCCGTCACCCGACCAGCACGCCGTCACCCGACCAGCACCCCGGGGTTCATGATGCCCGTGGGGTCGGTGACGGCCTTGACGGCACCGAGGGCGGTGGCGAACAGCTCGGGACGCTGGCGGTCGTACCACGGGCGGTGGTCACGGCCGACGGCGTGGTGGTGAGTGATCGTGCCACCCTCGGCGAGGAGGACCTCCGAGGCGGCCTGCTTGACCTCGGCCCACTGCGCGGCCCGGGCGCCGCGACGGCCGGGGGCGATGACGGTGAAGTAGGGGGCGGCGCCGTCGGGGTAGGCGTGGGTGATCCGGCAGGTCACGATGCCCTGTCCGCAGACCTCCTCCACCGCTGCGGTGGTCGCGGCCCGCACCCGCTCGACGAGGTCGCCGAGGCGGTCCCAGGTCGCGGCCGACTCGAACGTCTCGATGACCATGCCGTGGTCGACGAGGGCGTCCCGCAGGTACGGGGCCCGCAGGAACGACTGCTTCCACGCATCCGACGCGTCGCCGCCGTCTGCTGACAGCTGGCGACCACGGATGCGGACCGTGCCGACCTCTCCGCCGTGGTCGGCCAGCAGCTCGGCCATCGCGGCCAGGTCGGCGTCGACGGGGACCGTCGGGGACTCCGCCCCGACGACCATGACGGCCCGCGAGCCGTCGCCGGCACCGCTCAGGTAGGCCTCCCCCGGGTCGAGCACCCGGCAGTTGGCCGGGTCGAGGCCGGACTGGACGAGGGATCGCAGGGCGCCGAGCGCCTCGCCGAAGCCGTCGAAGGTGACCGACATCCCGCCGCGGTGCACCGGCTGGTCCTGCACCCTGACCCACGCCGACGTGATCACGCCGAGCGCGCCCTCCGACCCGAGCAGCACACGGTCGGGGCTGGGGCCCGCGCCGGACCCCGGCAGCCGACGGGAGGACCAACGACCGCTGGGGGTGACCGCGTCGACGGACTCCACGAGGTCGTCGATGTGGGTCAGCCGGGTGGCGTAGTGCCCACCGGCCCGCGTCGCGACCCAGCCCCCGAGCGTCGACATCTCGAAGGACTGCGGGAAGAACCGCATGGTCAGGTCGTGCGGCCGCAGCTGGGACTCGAGGCCGGGGCCGGTTGCGCCGGCCTGGACGAGGGCGGCACGGCTGGCGGTGTCGACCTCCAGCACCCGGTCCATCGTCCGGGTCTGCAGGGCCACGACCGGACCGTCGACCCCGCCGGCCGTCACCCCGCCGACGACGGACGTGCCACCACCGAAGGGGATGCACGCGATCCCGGCGTCAGCACACCAGCCGAGCACCGCCTCGACCTCGTCGGGGGTGCGGGGCCTCGCCACGACGTCGGGGCCGTGCCGGACACCCGTCTCGCGAAGGGCGACCATGTCGGTGAAGGAACGGCCGACGGCGTGGAGCAGCCGGTCCTCGGCGCCGCTGCTGACCAGGTGGGCCAGCGCGTCGGGAGGCCCGACCCGCGGGTCCTGCAGCTCGTGGCGTGCGCCCGGGGTCTGCCAGATCGCCTCCTCACCGAACCGCTGGGCCAGCATCAGCCCCACGGCGCTGCGCTCCGGATCGGCCAGGGCGTCCCCGACCGTGCCCCATGCCGTTGGGTCCCGGGGCGAGGGAGTTGGCAAGGACTCGTCGGTCACGGCAGGCTCCTGTGCAGGATTCGGTTGGGTCGACGGCGAACTGAAAGGGCACAACGCATGCGTCCCGGGACCATGATCACCATCGCGATCCTCTTGATCACGATCATCGCAGCCCTCGTCGTCCAGCTCTCGATGGCCCAGGTGTAGGTGAGGAACCCGCGCTCGTGCGGGAACGTCCATGCTCAGCGCCTCCGCCTTCCACACCGTCGCCACGTCCGTGGCGCAGCCCGGCCTGCGCCCGGTCGACCCGGAGGTCGTCCGGCTGGTCGAGGAGGCCCAGGGTGGGTCGTCGGCGGCCTTCGCCGCGCTCTACGACCGCTACGTCGACCGGGTGTACGCCTTCGTGTATCGCCGGGTCGGTGACCGCCATCTCGCCGAGGACCTGACCGGCGACGTCTTCACCCGAGCCCTGCGCCGGATAGACACCTACCGGTATACCGGTGCGGATCCGATCGCCTGGTTGCTGACGATCGCCCGCAACCGAGTCCACGACCACTACAAGAGCGCCAGGTTCCGCCTGGAGCAGGCCCAGCCCGACGCCGGGGTCACCGAGATCGACCTGTCGTCGGCCCCCGAGCGCGACGCCGAGCGGGCAGCGGTTGTGGCCGAGGTCCAGGCGGCCCTGACGAAGCTCAAGCCCGACCACGCCGAGGTGCTGCACCTGCGGTTCGTCGAGGACCTGTCGGTCGCGGAGGCCGCGGAGATCCTGGGGCGCCGGGTCGGGGCCGTCCGTGCGCTGCAGCACCGGGCGCTCAAGGCGCTCGCAACGCTCGTCGACGTCGAGGCGGTGGCCGGATGACCGGCGGGCGCGGCGCGTCTGACACGGCCGTCAACTTTTTCCGTCACGCCGACGGGCACCGGTCGTTGAAGAGGGTGGTGACGACATGAGACATGCGGATCTGCTGGAGCGACTGCTGGAGGGCGATGCCCTCCCGCAGGGCTCGCGCGTCGGCGACGACGTCCCGGCGGAGCTCGATCGGCTGGCCATGCTGGCCGACCTCGTGAGCCACACCGCCGAACCCGAACCCGTGGCGATGCGACCCGAGGCGCGGGCGGACCTGCGGACCACGCTGATCCGCGAGGCGAACCTCCGAGCGGCCGCACCGCCGCCGTTGTTGACCCGCATCCGCGAGACCGTGACCGCGACGACCGAACGCTG
This window contains:
- a CDS encoding precorrin-2 dehydrogenase/sirohydrochlorin ferrochelatase family protein, with translation MAGRTPLLLDLAGRRVTCVGGGPVAAAKVVPLAAAGAEVHVISPTCHPDLAAVATHHAREWQPGDLHTTPPTWLVVAATGVREVDDAVHAEAEHAGTWCLRIDGRGPVAVPSVIRDEDLVVAVSTGAPALTKRLRQHLEATLGGRWADAARTLAALRRDPEVRAALAEVSPAERRDRWRRAVDAALATTPEPPFPHTPSSDTPSPADVLRGS
- a CDS encoding AMP-binding protein, with the protein product MQHTTPTPPTLHDGLRAVADRHGDNLALRSGEDEVTYGELDALVDQAAAALAANGVGRGDRVALMLGNRVSFVVTCYGAWRAGAAVVPINTGLTAPEIAHELSDCRAAVLVVGRAWTDTVAELRGTLPELEHVFVADSTQPVPVDSGMRSWRQTRAGHAQDAPSGVEVGPDDLALLAYTSGTTGSPKAAMLTHGQLLANQRQLTASNMGLTADDVVFTALPLFHSYALNVAMGMAVQAGATLELVERFEPSSALSLVSRTGVTVIVGAPPMYVAWLNTPGADEVDLSSVRLATSGAAPLHPKVLARCAEELSLDIREGYGLAEASPVVASSAALPEAVPGSVGRPLEGVEVRILDDDHEAAPGDPGLIAVRGDNVFSGYWDAPEATAQVLDADGWLHTGDIGYTDGGLLYLVDRAKDVIIVSGFNVYPVEVEQALASHPDVDRAAVVGVPHPYTGEAVKAFVVRREGTEVTGDELLGHVARRVARFKQPKTIEFVADLPTLPTGKIRRRLLRDL
- a CDS encoding sugar phosphate isomerase/epimerase family protein, encoding MASASPTSRPRILAATGPLFMTPLDYVMDAIADAGYGAVEVMVGQNADTQDPERIVACAEQAGLSVPAIHGPFLLLLRNVLGTAYAGKAAMSMEIAAAVGAEVMVAHAPFRWERRSRRFLEEEILPMEEASGVTFGMENLFPVAGRSFSSVITTEDMDAFDHVVMDTSHCAVAGIDIFEMWRALRHKIVHLHVADNFGNGKDSHAPIGAGILPLEAFLAEVGASGWNGTITLELDCRSYLDTRDSLVQFLARERVKCEQALAGDLVGAG
- a CDS encoding redox-sensing transcriptional repressor Rex, with protein sequence MSQRQIPEASVARLPLYLRALIDRAEAGVESMSSGELAAAAGVNSAKIRKDLSYLGSYGTRGVGYDVEYLIAQISRELGLTQDWSTVLVGAGNLGQALANYGGFADRGFRIAAILDADPAKVGMTVAGVEVLHQDEAERIIKEEDVAIAILAVPGDAAQEVADRLVEAGVTSILNFAPAVIQVPEGVSLRKVDLSIELQILAYYEQRRLVSDDLANGAVRRHLDGLPD
- a CDS encoding FAD-binding oxidoreductase, with translation MTDESLPTPSPRDPTAWGTVGDALADPERSAVGLMLAQRFGEEAIWQTPGARHELQDPRVGPPDALAHLVSSGAEDRLLHAVGRSFTDMVALRETGVRHGPDVVARPRTPDEVEAVLGWCADAGIACIPFGGGTSVVGGVTAGGVDGPVVALQTRTMDRVLEVDTASRAALVQAGATGPGLESQLRPHDLTMRFFPQSFEMSTLGGWVATRAGGHYATRLTHIDDLVESVDAVTPSGRWSSRRLPGSGAGPSPDRVLLGSEGALGVITSAWVRVQDQPVHRGGMSVTFDGFGEALGALRSLVQSGLDPANCRVLDPGEAYLSGAGDGSRAVMVVGAESPTVPVDADLAAMAELLADHGGEVGTVRIRGRQLSADGGDASDAWKQSFLRAPYLRDALVDHGMVIETFESAATWDRLGDLVERVRAATTAAVEEVCGQGIVTCRITHAYPDGAAPYFTVIAPGRRGARAAQWAEVKQAASEVLLAEGGTITHHHAVGRDHRPWYDRQRPELFATALGAVKAVTDPTGIMNPGVLVG
- a CDS encoding glutaredoxin family protein, with the protein product MSHVRVYTRSGCHLCEDAIAIVGRLAGPPHTVELVDIDADPTITDEYTIRVPVVEVDGEEVAQYQVNEAVLAGALGA
- a CDS encoding sigma-70 family RNA polymerase sigma factor, which gives rise to MLSASAFHTVATSVAQPGLRPVDPEVVRLVEEAQGGSSAAFAALYDRYVDRVYAFVYRRVGDRHLAEDLTGDVFTRALRRIDTYRYTGADPIAWLLTIARNRVHDHYKSARFRLEQAQPDAGVTEIDLSSAPERDAERAAVVAEVQAALTKLKPDHAEVLHLRFVEDLSVAEAAEILGRRVGAVRALQHRALKALATLVDVEAVAG